In Phragmites australis chromosome 24, lpPhrAust1.1, whole genome shotgun sequence, the following are encoded in one genomic region:
- the LOC133908098 gene encoding cyclin-dependent kinase inhibitor 4-like: protein MGKYMRKAKVSGEVAVMEVAAAPLGVRTRARALALQRLQKQQPQGEEKGGAGGEYLELRSRRLEKLPPPPAAVRRCGGRKAATAVAAAQEETEASFGENVLELEAMDRSTRETTPCSLIRDSETISTPGSTTRPSHSNSHHRVQAPVRRTIPSSAQMDEFFAAEERRQQQAFIDKYNFDPVNDCPLPGRYEWVKLY from the exons ATGGGCAAGTACATGCGCAAGGCCAAGGTCTCTGGCGAGGTAGCCGTCATGGAGGTCGCCGCCGCTCCACTCGGGGTCCGTacccgcgcgcgcgcgctcgcGTTGCAGCGGCTGCAGAAGCAGCAGCCGCAGGGGGAGGAGAAGGGGGGCGCCGGGGGGGAGTACCTGGAGCTGAGGAGCCGGAGGCTCGagaagctgccgccgccgccggcggccgtGAGGAGGTGCGGCGGGAGGAAGGCGGCAACCGCGGTGGCGGCCGCGCAGGAGGAGACGGAGGCGTCCTTCGGGGAGAACGTGCTCGAGTTGGAGGCCATGGATAG GAGTACCAGGGAGACAACGCCTTGCAGCTTGATACGGGACTCGGAAACCATAAGCACCCCTGGATCTACTACAAGACCCAGCCACTCGAATTCCCATCACAGGGTGCAAGCTCCGGTGCGCCGCACCATCCCAAGTTCAGCTCAGATGGATGAGTTCTTCGCTGCTGAAGAGCGACGACAACAGCAGGCTTTCATTGACAA GTACAACTTTGATCCTGTGAACGACTGCCCTCTCCCTGGCCGGTACGAGTGGGTGAAGCTATACTGA